A window of the Streptomyces formicae genome harbors these coding sequences:
- a CDS encoding tetratricopeptide repeat protein has product MDLRLLQFCVNSCKDQGQRFLLLNYGEAKSLLREAIQLVEQGLVMEGGGSPDAAIALHHQALLQHQLLSPITEPSYDWQEMDIRSRLGRAYVATGRISEARRQFQAVLDVHRARADRAERAERAAATQVLTDGGAR; this is encoded by the coding sequence GTGGACCTTCGACTGCTGCAGTTCTGTGTCAACTCTTGCAAGGATCAAGGCCAGAGATTCCTGCTCCTTAACTACGGTGAGGCCAAGAGCCTGCTCCGCGAGGCGATCCAGCTGGTCGAGCAGGGCCTGGTGATGGAGGGCGGCGGAAGCCCGGACGCGGCCATCGCCCTCCATCACCAGGCCCTGCTCCAGCACCAGTTGCTGTCGCCGATCACCGAACCCAGCTACGACTGGCAGGAGATGGACATTCGCAGCCGCCTGGGTCGCGCCTACGTGGCGACGGGCCGTATCAGCGAGGCGCGCAGGCAGTTCCAGGCCGTACTCGACGTGCACCGCGCCCGCGCGGACCGCGCCGAGCGCGCCGAGCGTGCAGCGGCGACCCAGGTACTCACGGACGGCGGAGCCCGGTAG
- a CDS encoding adhesin has protein sequence MSCPDCGHVVRGGSLGSSAGSWIARETLAGRISTLSRARKSLLAGGVVVVLGCFVAAVALLTGSDAGGEARADDDVAGGGIPTRVGPTSLPDPDDGDGGQGFEEWAGPGCPTGRYRETGRFENGRAAWYTVPSGGRRDDGCDGSFSAVPMSGSPEHDRGSTATWIWDLDARYAHCSLAVFVPRTTHATDAAGDPTVYRVLADPDDPGSAYTAFGVRQTAHRGELVPVGSYPVKGGTTFAVQLVDRGRDWGRAARVGAHHAAAQMLLVCRA, from the coding sequence ATGAGCTGCCCCGACTGCGGACACGTGGTGCGGGGCGGCAGCCTGGGCAGTTCCGCCGGCTCATGGATCGCGCGGGAGACGCTCGCGGGCCGCATCTCGACGCTGTCCAGAGCCCGCAAGAGCCTGCTGGCCGGCGGAGTCGTGGTCGTCCTGGGCTGCTTCGTGGCCGCCGTCGCGCTGCTCACCGGCTCGGACGCCGGCGGCGAGGCGCGGGCCGACGACGACGTCGCGGGCGGGGGCATACCGACGCGGGTCGGCCCGACGTCGCTGCCCGACCCGGACGACGGCGACGGCGGCCAGGGCTTCGAGGAGTGGGCGGGCCCGGGCTGTCCGACGGGCCGGTACCGCGAGACGGGGCGCTTCGAGAACGGCCGCGCCGCCTGGTACACCGTCCCCTCCGGCGGCCGGCGCGACGACGGCTGCGACGGCAGCTTCTCCGCCGTCCCCATGTCCGGCAGCCCCGAGCACGACCGGGGCTCCACGGCGACCTGGATCTGGGACCTCGACGCGCGCTACGCGCACTGCTCCCTCGCGGTCTTCGTCCCGCGCACCACCCACGCCACCGACGCCGCCGGCGACCCCACCGTCTACCGCGTCCTCGCCGACCCGGACGACCCCGGCTCGGCGTACACCGCCTTCGGCGTCCGACAGACCGCCCACCGCGGCGAGCTGGTCCCCGTAGGCAGCTACCCGGTCAAGGGCGGTACGACCTTCGCGGTGCAGCTGGTCGACCGCGGGCGCGACTGGGGGAGGGCGGCGCGGGTGGGGGCGCATCATGCGGCGGCACAGATGCTGCTGGTGTGCCGGGCCTGA